The following is a genomic window from Capnocytophaga stomatis.
AAAAGAAATTTTATACAAATTATCCTCTTTTTCATAATAAATTTCAATTTTTAAATCTTCATATATTTTTTTTATCTCTTTTTTTCTTTCTTCTAATCTTTTTATTACTTGATTTTCAATATCATAATTAAATTCTATATTAAATTTTTTATTAGAATGTTGATTTTTTATTTCAGATATTTTTTCTTCCACTTTTGATATTTCATCCTCATTAAGATAATCAGATGTCTTTATATCTTCTATATCCTTGTCTATTTTATCGGGATTATATAAAATTCCTTCTTTTGATGCAATAACGAAACAAGTCGCATAAAATAATTCTAATAACGAACTCTTCCCGCTTCCGTTTTTCCCTACCAAAGCAGAAATATTGATTTTCAATTCTGAATCTGCCAATTGATATAAATTTTCAGGAACAGACGATTTATCTTTCTTTACATCTATTACTTCTCCGTTAGCATTTTGCTCAAAAGCATATTCATTATAAAATTGGTATATTTTATCTTCTTTTAGATTTTTTAAAAATCTTTTATCACAACCTTTAAGAGGTCGTATAGCTAATAGTTTAAAGCTCATTTCATTTCAATTTTACAATTCCTAATTCGGTTAAGATGTCTTTTTTAATTTTGCTGAGTGGTCTTCGGTCAAATTTATCTTCGGCAAGATGAGCCCCAAAAGCCAAACGGTAAACTTCTTCACGAGTGAGATTTGCTCCTTCTAGTGTTTTATTAAGAATTTCAATATAATTTTCGGAATAGGCTTGGCGAATTTTTAGTAAATCTTCTACTTCGTCTTGATGCGTTTTGTAAATTTCTTCTAACTCAAATGCTTTTACAGAATCTTTGGAAAAATCATTTTCAGTTACAATTTTTACACGAGGTTTTTCATAGGCATCTAAATCATAACTGAAAGTAAATTTCAAATCATCGACTTTATGGTAAGGGTGAAAATGAGTATCTAACTCAAAATCATAAGCTCCCTTCAGTCTACTATTACAGATATTACAGCTAGGGATTAAATTATAAAACGACAAAGCTAAAAGAGGATATTTACTTTTTGGAAACCAATGATCAAAATCAGGACGCACAATTTTTTTCCCTTTTTCTGAAATCACTGTTTTTGTATACATTCTCCCACAATATGGACAAGTGGGAATATCTAATTTTTCCGCCAAATGGTAAGCATTATATTTGTCATATTTTATCCAATTGTCATAATGAAAAAGTTGTTTTATTTTGCCCTTTTTTGAAAACTTTGTTTTTATCTTATCTAATTCCGTTGGCAAGCCTATTAATACTTTTTTCAAGTTTTCTTCATTTTCAAAAAAAATTTGTATTGCATAATCAATTCCTTTAATTTGTTGGATTTTCATATTAGTAATAGGTGGTTTATCTTTGAAATTATTACCTTTTATCCTTTTCTGGATAATGTATTTCATTATCTGATAGTGATAATCTCTTGCTCTTATTATATTCGGTTTATTTATATCTATGTAAATCATTTTCTTAATCTTTTTAGTTTTTTAATTTCTTCTTCGATGATTTGGTTGTGATAATGGTCATCGGGAACCAATTCAGTAATCATTTCGGTAAGTTTTAACTTTAGTACTCTTTCATCAATCAAATTGATGACTTTCTTATAATATTTCAATTCTTTTTCAAAATTTTCACCCTGATTGGTTTTATTTTCATTTATCCAAGTAATGGTTTCTTCTATTTTCGATTTTGCAAAATCACCAATCAATCCGTTCTCTACAAAGAAGGAGTGTGCTAACAAATCCGTAATATTTGCTCCAAATGTTTTTTGTACTTTGTTTTCTTCGGGAACAACTTCTAAAAAATCCCCCCGCCTTTGTATGAAAACCACATTATTCATTGGTAAATCCGACAAAGTCAAAGGGTCGTGCGTGGTAATGATAATTTGTAAATTAGGTTTTAGGAGTAGATTTTCAAAGAAATATGGCAACGCCTTCAAAATTGCATTCACATATTTTTTCTTCCAAAGTGGGTGAAAGCCCAAATCTGCTTCATCTAATAGTAAAATATAGTTTTGTGTATTGGATAAAAATTGTCTTTCTTCCACTAAATTCATATCAATAAAATCATATAATTTTGAAAATAAATTAAGTGTTGCCGTTTCCCCCGAACTCATATTTCTGTCTGTGGGATAAAACGATAAAAAACCTTCTACATAATCCATTTCATCTATTTTCCTCTCATATTTTGGATAATAATGGAAAAGATTGGTAATTATCTCTTTATGCAATTCTAATATCTCTTTTAATTCGCTTAAATCGAGCCAAATACTCTGTTTTGTTATTTTATCAGGATTTTTTTCTTTTTCGAAAAGAGTAAATAGTTTTTCAATAAATAATTTAATTTTTTCATATTCAAAAATTTTCTTTTTATGACCTCCTTTCTCAATAAAACTTTCTTTAATAAAATAAAGGAAAACATCTTTTGCAGAATGATTTGCAAACCTTTCCATTTGGTATGGCTCTGGTATATGCCCTTCTTCAAGCCAAGTATTATGTTTTTCCATTTGATTTATAATCATTGTCATAAAACATTGGATAACATATCTTTCTAATAGGTATTTATTTACTTTTTCTTGATTTGTAACGTTACTATTTTTATCAAAAATTCTTATGGAATGCCATTTTTTATATTCTTCTTGTAGTTTATCTAAAATTAACTGAATAATGGATTGTAAAGGCATCGGCGTATTCCAAAAATTCACTTTTCCCTTATCATCATAATCAATATTTGTTTCTCTAAAATACAATACGCCTATTTTATATTCAGGAAGATTAAAAATATCACGAAAAACAGAATTGTTTTGAAAAATAGATGATTGCATTAACTCAATCTGCCTCATAGACTCTTTAAACTTCAATTCTTCGTGCAGAGGATATTTCCACCCAGATTCGTTAGTTCCTTTTTTATCAATATTCTCCAAATCTTTTTGGATGTATTTATCAAGAGAAATATCATATTTATCCACTTCATCAAAATCCGGATTGTACTTTAAATCAAAATGGGGAGAGTAATAAATAGATTGGTATTCTTGTTTTGAAG
Proteins encoded in this region:
- a CDS encoding OLD family protein; the protein is MIVSIYLKEHGFLKLETPQTLNFGGKYLYNFEEQGRNLCVTKKLNEKYIPDFFNISGSQCKINLLSAIVGANGVGKSSVLDIIRNIFANSGYNGAFPHNLCVVLVEENGQTKVLYEAGYTNIYIKSDSGETSELEYASKQEYQSIYYSPHFDLKYNPDFDEVDKYDISLDKYIQKDLENIDKKGTNESGWKYPLHEELKFKESMRQIELMQSSIFQNNSVFRDIFNLPEYKIGVLYFRETNIDYDDKGKVNFWNTPMPLQSIIQLILDKLQEEYKKWHSIRIFDKNSNVTNQEKVNKYLLERYVIQCFMTMIINQMEKHNTWLEEGHIPEPYQMERFANHSAKDVFLYFIKESFIEKGGHKKKIFEYEKIKLFIEKLFTLFEKEKNPDKITKQSIWLDLSELKEILELHKEIITNLFHYYPKYERKIDEMDYVEGFLSFYPTDRNMSSGETATLNLFSKLYDFIDMNLVEERQFLSNTQNYILLLDEADLGFHPLWKKKYVNAILKALPYFFENLLLKPNLQIIITTHDPLTLSDLPMNNVVFIQRRGDFLEVVPEENKVQKTFGANITDLLAHSFFVENGLIGDFAKSKIEETITWINENKTNQGENFEKELKYYKKVINLIDERVLKLKLTEMITELVPDDHYHNQIIEEEIKKLKRLRK